A part of Onthophagus taurus isolate NC chromosome 7, IU_Otau_3.0, whole genome shotgun sequence genomic DNA contains:
- the LOC111414923 gene encoding uncharacterized protein isoform X1 has product MERTENSRGNRLRLDSVPTTQSELGPSIPDGGYGWIIVITCIFFQILIPSLILGFGILTAWLRLETLRSAYPTLWDTPFIYTPLFFMAIWTLTDPWFRKLIEYSKWPRLVSTSGVCLVCSGLLFIWFAVAIGSRTAPWFVVAGLLTGMGASILLSQNEIIIAQYFKVRLMQVNVFLQAATVVGFVLTPTIMGDHIIKIGFLKVILWYQAIILQGVIVSMLIKKPPYLKAQGNPYKLIHQASQDDEVDIFAKNSTELQNARHSLPSEDTPSTSTVIATIESESNHIENQSKSSRKSWVTFDDEQENAKPKTKSTLQNSFKNIDIERIETVDEGFPTPLFTETHLNNNTSYSFDVGESTLTNEPTVFVPNAQPKPSLFDTKYSFLLQPTFYKSLLQTISLKFSIFMFYALFPTFMYNRIERLPFHLATHLVGSVNTAALVFVVINLFVSPTHKMKAFFLWLSSWIGALGYVLLTDVHSETWFVIGAMLIILSMQSLQHFGQPLLNITRKGESTKIHLWLSTFTAIAFMIFFVIDFSYVNCFRLMALIQFIMGGIWFANFLFKQIKPMFLNRS; this is encoded by the exons ATGGAAAGAACAGAAAATAGTCGCGGAAATCGGTTAAGATTAGACAGCGTACCAACAACACAATCTGAATTGGGACCCAGTATTCCCGATGGTGGTTATGGATGGATTATTGTAATCACTTGCATATTTTTCCAG ATATTAATTCCAAGTTTAATATTAGGATTTGGAATTTTAACAGCATGGTTAAGATTAGAAACATTAAGATCGGCATATCCAACGCTATGGGACACTCCGTTTATTTATACCCCGTTATTTTTCATGGCAATTTGGACATTAACTG atcCATGGTTTCGAAAATTAATCGAATATAGTAAATGGCCTCGTTTAGTATCAACATCAGGAGTATGTTTAGTATGTTCAGGACTTTTATTTATATGGTTTGCGGTTGCTATCGGTTCAAGAACAGCACCATGGTTTGTTGTGGCAGGTCTTCTAACAGGAATGGGagcttcaattttattatcccAAAACGAAATTATCATCGCTCAATATTTTAAAGTACGATTAATGCAAGTTAATGTGTTTCTACAAGCAGCCACGGTTGTTGGATTTGTTTTAACGCCAACTATAATGGGTGatcatatcataaaaattggatttttaaaagtaattttgtgGTATCAAGCGATTATTTTACAAGGAGTGATAGTGtcaatgttaattaaaaaaccgCCTTATTTAAAAGCACAAGGAAATccttataaattaattcacCAAGCAAGTCAGGATGATGAAGTAgatatttttgcaaaaaattcaACGGAATTACAAAACGCGAGGCACTCATTGCCATCTGAAGATACGCCGTCGACTTCGACCGTTATAGCTACGATAGAATCTGAATCAAATCATATCGAAAACCAATCAAAATCATCACGAAAATCTTGGGTTACATTCGATGATGAACAAGAAAATGCAAAACCAAAAACGAAAAGCACTCTAcaaaattcgtttaaaaatatcgatATCGAACGCATTGAAACTGTAGATGAAGGATTTCCTACACCGTTATTTACAGAAACTCATTTAAATAACAACACGAGTTATTCATTCGATGTTGGGGAATCAACATTAACTAACGAACCGACTGTTTTTGTACCAAATGCACAACCCAAACCAAGTTTATTTGACACGAAGTATAGTTTTCTGCTTCAACCGACTTTTTATAAGTCACTTTTACAAACtatttcgttaaaattttcgatattcaTGTTTTACGCTTTATTTCCTACTTTCATGTATAATAGGATAGAGAGGCTACCGTTTCATCTGGCAACTCATTTGGTTGGATCAGTGAATACGGCAGCGTtagtttttgttgttatcAACTTGTTTGTCAGTCCAACGCACAAAATGAAGGCATTCTTTTTATGGTTATCGTCATGGATTGGTGCTTTAGGATATGTTT TGTTAACTGATGTTCATAGTGAAACTTGGTTCGTTATTGGTGCCATGctaattattttaagtatGCAATCGTTGCAACATTTTGGACAACcacttttaaacataaccaGAAAAGGAGAGAGTACTAAAATACATTTGTGGTTATCAACATTTACAGCGATTGCTTTTATGATCTTCTTTGTAATAG ATTTTAGTTATGTTAATTGTTTCCGATTAATGGCCCTGATTCAATTTATAATGGGTGGAATATGGTTTgcaaatttcttatttaagcAGATAAAACCGATGTTTCTTAACAGATCATAA
- the LOC139430402 gene encoding uncharacterized protein: MAETTSCSSSSTDEEFLFICLENERKKKKKWVHSVNKKRNDLGEFHHLFNDLIKDDGRFYEYFRMTYPTFCELHSLLHDSIKKKDTRFRRAVGTEERLAVTLRFFATGDSFRTIAFSYRLGRRTVANIVYDVCRAMWKILQPIVMQEPTMSKWMEIAEEFERKWQFPNCIGALDGKHVICDKPAGSGSMFFNYKKTFSLVLLALVDANYKFIVIDVGAYGRSSDSGIFRSSSLGKKFFSNNLDIPQEKNLPGTNVPAPFVIVGDAAFPLHKSLLRPYPEQAIRDNDERRVFNYRLCRARRVSENAFGILTKRFRIYQRKLQLSPRNMDIVVMATCVLHNFLRIKVDSEFENRNLNLGKQQSNLSEALTNARGTGGACSTEGLQSREKYKNYFNTVTGSVQWQQSIIRAGRLHN; encoded by the exons ATGGCGGAAACTACTTCGTGTTCAAGCTCCAGCACAGATGAAGAGTTTCTCTTTATTTGCTTGgaaaacgaaagaaaaaaaaaaaaaaaatgggtgcattcagtaaataaaaaacgaaat GACCTTGGGGAGTTTCACCACTTATTCAATGACCTCATAAAAGATGATGGTagattttatgaatattttaggaTGACCTATCCCACTTTTTGTGAGCTACATAGTCTTCTTCACGacagtattaaaaaaaaggacaCCCGATTCAGAAGAGCTGTAGGAACTGAAGAAAGATTGGCAGTAACTTTGAG GTTTTTTGCGACAGGAGACTCATTTCGGACTATCGCCTTTAGTTATCGCTTAGGAAGGAGAACTGTAGCCAATATAGTTTATGACGTGTGTAGAGCGATGTGGAAGATTTTGCAACCTATTGTTATGCAAGAACCTACAATGTCGAAATGGATGGAGATTGCGGAAGAATTCGAACGAAAATGGCAATTTCCCAATTGCATAGGAGCTTTGGATGGGAAACATGTTATTTGTGATAAGCCTGCTGGTAGTGGATCCAtgttctttaattataaaaaaacatttagttTAGTTCTACTTGCGCTTGTCGATGCGAACTACAAATTTATAGTAATAGATGTCGGAGCCTATGGAAGAAGCAGCGACAGTGGAATTTTTCGTTCTTCTTCGttaggaaaaaagtttttttcaaataatcttGATATACcacaagaaaaaaatctacCAGGCACCAATGTACCAGCACCTTTTGTTATTGTTGGTGATGCAGCATTTCCATTGCATAAATCTTTATTGAGACCATATCCGGAACAAGCTATTCGTGATAATGATGAAAGAAGGGTTTTCAATTATCGACTCTGTCGGGCGAGACGCGTTTCTGAAAACGCCTTTGGTATTTTAACCAAACGGTTTCGGATTTATCAAAGAAAGCTTCAACTTTCTCCACGGAATATGGACATAGTTGTAATGGCTACATGTGTCCTACACAATTTTCTTCGAATTAAGGTTGACTCGGAATTTGAAAATCGAAACCTCAATTTAGGTAAACAACAAAGTAATTTATCAGAAGCTCTAACAAATGCAAGAGGAACAGGGGGAGCTTGCTCTACAGAAGGCTTACAAAgtagagaaaaatataaaaattattttaatactgtGACGGGAAGCGTTCAATGGCAGCAAAGCATTATTCGTGCTGGTAGATTACATAActaa
- the LOC111414923 gene encoding uncharacterized protein isoform X2, producing MAIWTLTDPWFRKLIEYSKWPRLVSTSGVCLVCSGLLFIWFAVAIGSRTAPWFVVAGLLTGMGASILLSQNEIIIAQYFKVRLMQVNVFLQAATVVGFVLTPTIMGDHIIKIGFLKVILWYQAIILQGVIVSMLIKKPPYLKAQGNPYKLIHQASQDDEVDIFAKNSTELQNARHSLPSEDTPSTSTVIATIESESNHIENQSKSSRKSWVTFDDEQENAKPKTKSTLQNSFKNIDIERIETVDEGFPTPLFTETHLNNNTSYSFDVGESTLTNEPTVFVPNAQPKPSLFDTKYSFLLQPTFYKSLLQTISLKFSIFMFYALFPTFMYNRIERLPFHLATHLVGSVNTAALVFVVINLFVSPTHKMKAFFLWLSSWIGALGYVLLTDVHSETWFVIGAMLIILSMQSLQHFGQPLLNITRKGESTKIHLWLSTFTAIAFMIFFVIDFSYVNCFRLMALIQFIMGGIWFANFLFKQIKPMFLNRS from the exons ATGGCAATTTGGACATTAACTG atcCATGGTTTCGAAAATTAATCGAATATAGTAAATGGCCTCGTTTAGTATCAACATCAGGAGTATGTTTAGTATGTTCAGGACTTTTATTTATATGGTTTGCGGTTGCTATCGGTTCAAGAACAGCACCATGGTTTGTTGTGGCAGGTCTTCTAACAGGAATGGGagcttcaattttattatcccAAAACGAAATTATCATCGCTCAATATTTTAAAGTACGATTAATGCAAGTTAATGTGTTTCTACAAGCAGCCACGGTTGTTGGATTTGTTTTAACGCCAACTATAATGGGTGatcatatcataaaaattggatttttaaaagtaattttgtgGTATCAAGCGATTATTTTACAAGGAGTGATAGTGtcaatgttaattaaaaaaccgCCTTATTTAAAAGCACAAGGAAATccttataaattaattcacCAAGCAAGTCAGGATGATGAAGTAgatatttttgcaaaaaattcaACGGAATTACAAAACGCGAGGCACTCATTGCCATCTGAAGATACGCCGTCGACTTCGACCGTTATAGCTACGATAGAATCTGAATCAAATCATATCGAAAACCAATCAAAATCATCACGAAAATCTTGGGTTACATTCGATGATGAACAAGAAAATGCAAAACCAAAAACGAAAAGCACTCTAcaaaattcgtttaaaaatatcgatATCGAACGCATTGAAACTGTAGATGAAGGATTTCCTACACCGTTATTTACAGAAACTCATTTAAATAACAACACGAGTTATTCATTCGATGTTGGGGAATCAACATTAACTAACGAACCGACTGTTTTTGTACCAAATGCACAACCCAAACCAAGTTTATTTGACACGAAGTATAGTTTTCTGCTTCAACCGACTTTTTATAAGTCACTTTTACAAACtatttcgttaaaattttcgatattcaTGTTTTACGCTTTATTTCCTACTTTCATGTATAATAGGATAGAGAGGCTACCGTTTCATCTGGCAACTCATTTGGTTGGATCAGTGAATACGGCAGCGTtagtttttgttgttatcAACTTGTTTGTCAGTCCAACGCACAAAATGAAGGCATTCTTTTTATGGTTATCGTCATGGATTGGTGCTTTAGGATATGTTT TGTTAACTGATGTTCATAGTGAAACTTGGTTCGTTATTGGTGCCATGctaattattttaagtatGCAATCGTTGCAACATTTTGGACAACcacttttaaacataaccaGAAAAGGAGAGAGTACTAAAATACATTTGTGGTTATCAACATTTACAGCGATTGCTTTTATGATCTTCTTTGTAATAG ATTTTAGTTATGTTAATTGTTTCCGATTAATGGCCCTGATTCAATTTATAATGGGTGGAATATGGTTTgcaaatttcttatttaagcAGATAAAACCGATGTTTCTTAACAGATCATAA